In Polynucleobacter sp. es-EL-1, the following are encoded in one genomic region:
- the ubiB gene encoding ubiquinone biosynthesis regulatory protein kinase UbiB, with amino-acid sequence MRRLARLSFIFFTAWRYGMLPLLRDILKPGIKKGLVTILCWISPGQDLPRGERIRLTLEALGPIFVKFGQVLSTRRDLLPEDIANELAKLQDQVPPFSNEESCRLIEVALGQSIEEIFISFDATPVASASVAQVHFGLLRGTLKHPEWEGRAVAVKVLRPGILPVIDGDLALLYDLAKIIERSSEDGRRLKPRENVKEFDTYLHDELDLMREAANASQLRRYFVDSTKLMIPEMYWDLCHTNVIVMERMHGISIGRTAELHAAGVDFKKLAADGVEIFFTQVFQYGFFHADMHPGNIMISLEPQTFGRFISLDFGIVGALSQSDKSYLALNFLAFFNRDYRRVAELHIESGWVPADTRVEELEGAVRSVCEPYFDRPLKEISLGIVLMRLFQTSRRFKVEIQPQLTLLQKTLLNVEGLARQLDPDLDLWKTAKPILEKWVSQQLGWRALVDGVKAEAPTWAQILPTLPRLIAESLARDRGAQKEQNLELEVLKGLLQQERRTHRLLVGALLFAGGFLLGILIIGLGLH; translated from the coding sequence GTGCGTCGACTTGCTCGTCTTTCGTTTATTTTTTTCACTGCTTGGCGATACGGCATGTTGCCCTTGCTGCGCGATATTCTCAAGCCTGGCATTAAAAAAGGTCTAGTAACGATTCTATGTTGGATATCCCCCGGTCAAGATTTACCTCGGGGGGAGCGGATCCGTTTGACGCTAGAGGCGCTTGGCCCCATCTTTGTCAAGTTTGGACAGGTGCTCTCTACCCGACGTGATTTATTGCCAGAAGATATTGCTAATGAATTGGCGAAGTTGCAAGACCAGGTTCCGCCATTCTCCAATGAAGAATCTTGTCGTTTAATTGAAGTAGCACTTGGTCAATCCATTGAAGAAATATTTATTAGCTTTGATGCCACTCCTGTTGCCAGCGCTTCTGTTGCTCAAGTGCATTTCGGTTTGTTGCGTGGCACCCTGAAACACCCTGAGTGGGAGGGTCGTGCTGTAGCAGTCAAGGTATTGCGCCCAGGCATCTTGCCAGTGATTGATGGAGATCTTGCTTTGTTATATGACTTAGCAAAAATCATTGAGCGCAGTTCAGAAGATGGTCGTCGCTTAAAGCCTCGCGAGAATGTAAAGGAGTTTGATACTTATTTACATGATGAATTAGATCTGATGCGAGAAGCAGCAAATGCCAGCCAGCTTCGCAGATATTTTGTTGACTCTACCAAGTTGATGATTCCAGAAATGTATTGGGATTTATGTCACACCAATGTCATCGTCATGGAAAGAATGCATGGTATCTCTATTGGGAGAACAGCAGAGTTGCACGCTGCAGGCGTTGATTTTAAAAAGTTGGCTGCTGATGGTGTGGAGATCTTTTTTACCCAGGTATTTCAGTATGGCTTCTTTCATGCAGACATGCATCCAGGAAACATCATGATCAGTCTAGAGCCACAAACATTTGGCCGCTTCATATCTTTGGACTTTGGAATTGTTGGAGCGCTCAGTCAATCTGATAAAAGTTATCTTGCTCTAAATTTCTTGGCATTTTTCAATCGTGATTACCGACGCGTGGCGGAATTGCATATTGAATCTGGTTGGGTTCCGGCAGATACTCGCGTGGAGGAGCTCGAGGGCGCCGTCCGTTCCGTTTGCGAGCCTTACTTTGACCGCCCCTTAAAAGAGATTTCTTTGGGCATCGTATTGATGCGGTTATTTCAAACGTCACGTCGTTTTAAGGTGGAGATTCAGCCTCAGTTAACCCTGCTCCAAAAGACCTTGTTAAATGTTGAAGGGCTGGCTCGGCAGCTTGACCCTGATTTGGATTTATGGAAAACCGCTAAGCCGATCTTAGAGAAATGGGTCAGTCAGCAGCTTGGGTGGCGCGCCCTAGTCGATGGGGTCAAGGCTGAGGCGCCTACTTGGGCGCAGATTTTGCCCACCTTACCGCGCCTGATAGCCGAAAGCTTAGCCCGTGACCGTGGGGCACAAAAAGAGCAAAATCTTGAATTAGAGGTCCTAAAAGGTCTTTTGCAGCAAGAAAGGCGAACCCATCGCCTATTGGTGGGCGCCCTGCTCTTTGCAGGTGGTTTTTTGCTCGGAATATTGATTATTGGCCTTGGGCTGCATTAG
- a CDS encoding SCP2 domain-containing protein — MNVVSQSTHHFAAAAACQGINHVLKSEPWAMRELAAHAGKTVLLQLPLGNLCVEISPEGLLAPLTEFEQISLELNISSAALNNLLSQVGNIKEQAIKSVKITGDADLAQLIGRLAGQLRWEYEEDLARIVGDVPASFAVRQGKKFLSAGRLAVSDLVENAVEYVTEERKVLLNVRDFTIHKHELNELRDAVDRMEKRIQLLEKKG; from the coding sequence ATGAACGTCGTTTCACAATCTACCCATCATTTTGCGGCAGCCGCTGCCTGCCAAGGCATTAACCATGTCCTCAAGTCTGAGCCTTGGGCGATGCGTGAGTTAGCAGCCCATGCAGGTAAAACGGTTTTGCTTCAATTGCCACTTGGCAATCTTTGCGTTGAGATAAGCCCCGAGGGTTTATTGGCACCCTTAACTGAATTTGAGCAAATCTCTCTTGAGTTAAATATTTCTTCGGCTGCTTTAAATAACCTATTGAGCCAGGTCGGAAACATCAAGGAGCAGGCAATCAAGTCGGTCAAAATTACTGGTGATGCTGATTTGGCGCAACTGATTGGTCGCTTGGCTGGTCAATTACGCTGGGAGTATGAGGAAGATTTGGCTCGTATTGTGGGCGATGTGCCCGCCAGTTTTGCCGTGCGCCAGGGGAAGAAATTCCTTTCTGCGGGGCGCTTGGCAGTTTCCGATCTTGTAGAGAACGCTGTTGAGTACGTTACCGAAGAGAGAAAAGTGCTTTTGAATGTGCGAGATTTTACGATTCACAAACATGAATTAAATGAATTGCGTGATGCGGTAGATCGCATGGAGAAACGCATTCAACTTCTAGAGAAAAAAGGTTAA
- a CDS encoding Tim44 domain-containing protein produces MNKHFFKAVLVSASLIFASIGHADAKRLGGARSFGKAPSAPMQKQAAPVQKPAQPAAAPAPAAAKPATPNRFGGILGGLAAGLGIGYLLSHFGLGEAAASMVTGLLIALLVGFAIMFVMRRMLPALSGAGKGNPMAQAGMQRANLDQNQRQEPAFTPAANAFGGIAAEPAPFQSTLPPGFDEYAFLDNAKQYFVSLQKAWDQGDMAALREYTTPEMFNTIEQDLSGRADSANQTDVVTLNAQLLGIETADNTYFCSVQFSGMIREQVGAQANNFSEIWNLSKPVSGPGGWVLAGIQQLV; encoded by the coding sequence ATGAATAAGCATTTTTTCAAAGCGGTACTCGTAAGCGCGAGTTTGATATTTGCTTCCATTGGCCATGCTGATGCTAAGCGCCTTGGTGGCGCTAGAAGCTTTGGTAAAGCGCCAAGCGCCCCAATGCAAAAACAAGCAGCACCGGTTCAAAAGCCTGCGCAGCCTGCAGCTGCACCCGCGCCTGCAGCTGCTAAACCGGCGACTCCAAATCGTTTTGGCGGAATCCTGGGTGGTCTGGCAGCGGGTCTAGGGATCGGCTACTTGCTATCCCATTTTGGCCTAGGTGAAGCAGCAGCTTCAATGGTCACTGGTTTGTTAATTGCTCTATTGGTTGGTTTTGCAATTATGTTTGTGATGAGAAGAATGTTGCCTGCCTTGTCTGGTGCCGGTAAAGGCAACCCAATGGCTCAAGCTGGAATGCAACGCGCTAACTTAGATCAAAACCAGAGACAGGAGCCGGCCTTTACCCCTGCAGCGAATGCTTTTGGTGGAATTGCGGCTGAGCCCGCTCCCTTTCAGTCAACCTTGCCGCCAGGATTTGATGAATATGCATTCTTAGATAATGCAAAGCAATACTTTGTCAGCCTGCAAAAAGCATGGGATCAGGGTGATATGGCTGCTTTGCGTGAATACACTACGCCCGAGATGTTCAATACCATTGAGCAAGACCTCTCTGGCCGTGCTGATAGCGCTAACCAAACCGACGTTGTTACCCTCAACGCCCAACTATTAGGCATAGAGACTGCGGATAATACTTACTTCTGCAGCGTTCAGTTCAGCGGTATGATTCGCGAGCAAGTCGGCGCTCAAGCCAATAATTTCTCGGAAATTTGGAATTTAAGTAAGCCAGTATCTGGCCCAGGCGGTTGGGTACTAGCGGGTATCCAGCAGTTGGTTTAA
- the ubiE gene encoding bifunctional demethylmenaquinone methyltransferase/2-methoxy-6-polyprenyl-1,4-benzoquinol methylase UbiE, whose protein sequence is MSKTHFGYQSVDEAEKAGKVAEVFHSVASKYDVMNDFMSFGLHRLWKKVTIARANVRPGQKVLDIAGGTGDLAAAFARAADWGRNQDAQVWLSDINASMLGVGRDRLLDQGLALPCVQFDAEQIPFPNNHFDVVTVAFGLRNMTHKEVALGEMLRVIKAGGRVLVLEFSKPDAFLQPVYDAYSFKVLPWLGEKIAQDADSYRYLAESIRMHPDAQTLKEMMLGVGFDEVQTHRMTGGIVALHIGIKY, encoded by the coding sequence ATGAGTAAGACCCATTTTGGATACCAAAGTGTTGATGAGGCTGAAAAAGCAGGTAAGGTAGCTGAAGTATTTCATTCGGTTGCAAGTAAATATGATGTGATGAACGACTTCATGTCATTTGGTCTGCATCGCTTGTGGAAGAAGGTGACTATTGCGCGCGCGAATGTGCGCCCTGGCCAAAAGGTTTTGGATATTGCCGGTGGAACGGGTGATTTAGCTGCAGCTTTTGCACGTGCGGCTGATTGGGGGCGCAATCAAGATGCTCAGGTTTGGCTTAGCGATATCAATGCTTCTATGCTCGGGGTTGGCCGAGATCGTTTGTTAGATCAAGGATTAGCTTTGCCTTGTGTGCAATTTGATGCTGAGCAGATCCCTTTCCCAAATAATCATTTTGATGTAGTTACCGTAGCCTTTGGTTTACGAAATATGACCCATAAGGAAGTTGCTTTAGGTGAGATGCTGCGGGTGATCAAAGCGGGTGGACGGGTCTTGGTGTTGGAATTCTCAAAACCGGATGCTTTTTTACAGCCTGTTTACGATGCCTACTCGTTTAAGGTGCTGCCGTGGTTGGGTGAAAAGATCGCGCAAGACGCAGATAGTTATCGTTATTTGGCCGAGTCTATTCGAATGCACCCAGATGCCCAAACCCTCAAGGAGATGATGCTGGGGGTGGGTTTTGATGAGGTTCAAACCCACAGAATGACTGGGGGTATCGTAGCCCTACATATTGGTATTAAATACTAG
- a CDS encoding gamma-butyrobetaine hydroxylase-like domain-containing protein, protein MIPTNVVVHQQSKVLELGYENGKTYRLPFEFLRVVSPSAEVQGHGPGQETLQTGKREVLIANIEPVGHYAIKPSFSDGHDSGLYSWDYLQFLCENHEQLWKEHLDKLAAAGLDRDAPMNVAGGKSCGSH, encoded by the coding sequence ATGATTCCTACAAACGTAGTGGTGCATCAACAATCGAAGGTGCTGGAGTTGGGTTATGAGAATGGCAAAACATACCGCTTACCATTTGAGTTTTTAAGGGTAGTTTCCCCTTCTGCCGAGGTTCAAGGTCATGGCCCTGGCCAGGAAACCTTGCAGACAGGCAAGCGGGAAGTCCTGATTGCCAATATTGAACCCGTGGGACATTACGCTATCAAACCCTCTTTTTCAGATGGTCATGATTCTGGTTTGTATTCATGGGATTACTTACAGTTCTTATGTGAAAACCATGAGCAATTATGGAAAGAGCATTTAGATAAATTGGCTGCTGCTGGTTTGGATCGTGATGCCCCTATGAATGTTGCTGGCGGCAAATCTTGCGGCTCACATTAA
- a CDS encoding FAD/FMN-binding oxidoreductase has translation MNAPIALNLLQDAQAGSPRLREIPYNYTSFSDREIVIRLLGEESWHVLNDLRGVRRTGRSARMLFEVLGDIWVVQRNPFLQDDLLDNANRRQLLIGALWHRLGEVKKRASGESVEQVQVLLNAAHHAVESFEQGFKEVAEIRKRAVKSLGRHTAADNICFDGVSRAAHVTDATDWRVEFPLVVLKPDYESEIPGLVKACVELGLTIIPRGGGTGYTGGAIPLYAMSAVINTEKLQDIDGVKSKKLPGVDHEVSTIFTGAGVVTRRVSDAAEHAGLVFAVDPTSADASCIGGNIAMNAGGKKAVLWGTALDNLASWRMVDPEGNWLDVERLDHNLGKIHVVEKVRFQLTWSDGLSEPGERILKTEILEVEGKRFRKEGLGKDVTDKFLSGLPGVQKEGCDGLITSATWILHRMPKFMRTVCLEFFGQAQEAIPSIVEIKAYLDGLSKAGGPILAGLEHLDDRYLRAVGYSTKSKRNSLPKMVLIGDIAGDDEEAVAAATSEVVRMANNRVGEGFVAVSAEARKKFWLDRARTAAIARHTNAFKINEDVVIPLPRMGEYTEGIERINIELSLKNKLQVLDGLESFLKKSSLPLGKGDEDYDIPTAEILGDRVHQALDLIGRVRVRWAEWLANMDTHFPRLQDYSLRASWKTEVRAELRIIFGGLAFEPILNELEAIHKNILRKRVFVALHMHAGDGNVHTNIPVNSDDYEMLQDAHRAVDRIMKLARSLDGVISGEHGIGITKLEYLTEDELKDFRAYKKRVDPEGRFNKGKLMPHADLSMAYTPSFGLMGHESLIMQQSDIGAIADSVKDCLRCGKCKPVCSTHVPRANLLYSPRDKILATSLLIEAFLYEEQTRRGVSIRHWEMFDDVAAHCTVCHKCLTPCPVKIDFGDVTMNMRNLLRKMGKQRFNPGTAASMLFLNATDPDTIKLARKTMIGWGYKLQRLGNDVFRKLARKQTAHPPATVNKPTVKEQVIFFVNKKMPGNLPKKTARALLDIEDANYVPIIRDPKTTSADTEAVFYFPGCGSERLFSQVGLATQAMLWNVGVQTVLPPGYLCCGYPQRGNGDFDKAEKMITDNRVLFHRVANTLNYLDIKTVVVSCGTCYDQLAGYQFEQIFPGCRIIDIHEYLLEKGVKLSNVTGVKYMYHDPCHSPMKLQDPLKTVNELISQEDGKAILKNDRCCGESGTLAVTRPDISTQVRFRKQIEMEKAANDLRKGDFTGDVKVLTSCPSCLQGLTRFDADSNTTADYIVVEMAQKLLGKDWMQDYVAKANQGGIERVLV, from the coding sequence ATGAACGCACCAATAGCATTGAATCTGTTGCAAGATGCGCAAGCGGGCTCACCCCGTCTTCGCGAGATTCCTTACAACTACACCTCATTTTCCGATCGTGAGATCGTCATTCGCCTCTTGGGCGAGGAATCCTGGCACGTCTTAAACGATTTACGAGGGGTTCGTCGCACTGGCCGTTCAGCGCGGATGTTGTTTGAAGTTTTGGGTGATATTTGGGTCGTGCAACGTAACCCCTTCTTGCAAGATGACTTGCTAGACAACGCTAATCGTCGTCAGTTACTAATTGGTGCACTGTGGCATCGGCTTGGCGAAGTAAAAAAACGCGCTAGTGGTGAATCTGTCGAACAAGTGCAAGTGTTATTGAATGCGGCACATCATGCGGTTGAAAGTTTTGAACAGGGCTTTAAAGAGGTTGCAGAGATTCGTAAACGCGCGGTCAAATCTCTTGGCCGACATACAGCTGCTGACAATATTTGCTTTGACGGTGTTTCTCGTGCTGCTCATGTAACCGATGCAACTGACTGGCGCGTTGAGTTTCCACTGGTGGTTTTAAAGCCTGACTATGAATCTGAGATTCCCGGTTTAGTCAAAGCATGTGTTGAGTTAGGTTTGACCATCATCCCCCGTGGAGGTGGTACTGGCTATACCGGTGGCGCTATTCCGCTCTATGCGATGTCAGCCGTAATCAACACGGAAAAGTTACAAGATATTGATGGCGTCAAGAGCAAAAAATTACCAGGCGTAGATCATGAAGTGTCTACGATATTTACGGGTGCAGGCGTTGTAACTCGTAGGGTATCAGACGCTGCAGAGCATGCTGGGCTTGTGTTTGCAGTCGATCCAACTTCAGCAGATGCGAGTTGCATCGGTGGCAATATTGCTATGAATGCTGGCGGTAAGAAGGCAGTACTTTGGGGTACTGCACTAGACAATTTGGCCAGTTGGCGCATGGTTGATCCAGAGGGTAATTGGTTAGATGTTGAGCGTCTGGATCACAATCTTGGAAAAATTCACGTAGTTGAAAAAGTTCGTTTTCAGCTGACTTGGTCTGATGGCTTAAGTGAACCAGGCGAGCGTATTCTCAAAACAGAGATTCTTGAAGTAGAGGGTAAGCGTTTTCGCAAAGAAGGTCTTGGTAAAGATGTGACTGATAAGTTTTTATCGGGCTTACCAGGCGTTCAAAAAGAAGGTTGCGATGGTTTAATTACTAGCGCAACTTGGATATTGCATCGCATGCCAAAGTTTATGAGAACGGTATGTCTTGAGTTTTTTGGACAAGCGCAAGAAGCGATCCCGAGCATTGTAGAAATTAAGGCTTATCTTGATGGCCTCAGTAAAGCTGGCGGACCTATTCTGGCTGGTTTAGAGCATCTCGATGATCGCTACCTCAGAGCCGTTGGTTATTCCACTAAGTCAAAGCGAAATAGCTTGCCTAAGATGGTGCTGATTGGTGATATTGCCGGAGATGATGAAGAGGCAGTAGCAGCAGCGACTAGTGAAGTCGTGCGGATGGCTAATAACCGTGTTGGCGAGGGTTTTGTGGCAGTAAGTGCCGAGGCGCGTAAGAAGTTTTGGCTAGATCGCGCCAGAACCGCGGCAATTGCAAGACATACCAATGCCTTCAAGATCAATGAAGATGTGGTGATTCCGTTGCCTCGCATGGGTGAGTACACCGAAGGTATTGAGCGTATCAATATCGAACTCTCTCTGAAAAATAAATTGCAGGTATTAGATGGCCTTGAGAGTTTCTTAAAGAAGAGTTCTCTTCCCTTGGGTAAAGGCGATGAAGACTACGACATCCCAACTGCTGAAATCTTGGGTGATCGTGTTCATCAAGCTTTAGATCTTATTGGGCGGGTAAGAGTTCGTTGGGCGGAGTGGTTGGCCAACATGGATACCCACTTCCCACGGCTGCAAGACTACAGTTTGCGAGCTTCATGGAAGACGGAGGTTCGTGCTGAGCTGCGGATTATTTTTGGCGGCCTAGCATTTGAACCTATTCTGAATGAGTTAGAGGCTATCCATAAAAATATTCTGCGTAAACGTGTTTTCGTAGCCCTACACATGCATGCGGGTGATGGCAATGTTCACACGAATATTCCTGTGAACTCGGATGACTATGAGATGTTGCAAGACGCCCATCGCGCAGTCGATCGCATTATGAAATTAGCGCGCTCATTAGATGGCGTGATTTCTGGTGAGCATGGCATTGGTATTACCAAATTAGAGTATTTAACTGAGGACGAGTTAAAAGATTTCCGTGCATACAAGAAGCGCGTAGATCCAGAAGGTCGCTTCAATAAAGGCAAATTAATGCCACATGCTGATCTGAGCATGGCCTATACACCGAGCTTTGGTTTGATGGGTCATGAATCTCTCATCATGCAGCAAAGTGATATTGGTGCGATTGCCGACAGTGTGAAAGATTGCCTACGTTGTGGGAAGTGCAAGCCAGTTTGCTCAACTCATGTACCTCGCGCTAATTTGCTATACAGCCCGCGTGACAAAATTTTGGCAACCTCCTTATTAATCGAAGCATTTTTGTATGAAGAGCAGACACGACGTGGCGTCTCGATTCGTCATTGGGAAATGTTTGATGATGTCGCAGCCCACTGCACGGTTTGCCATAAGTGTTTAACGCCTTGCCCAGTCAAAATTGACTTTGGCGATGTCACGATGAATATGCGTAATTTATTGCGCAAAATGGGCAAGCAACGTTTTAATCCTGGAACTGCCGCATCCATGCTCTTCTTGAATGCTACCGATCCAGACACTATCAAGCTGGCTCGTAAAACCATGATTGGTTGGGGTTATAAGCTTCAGCGTTTAGGGAACGATGTTTTCCGTAAGTTGGCACGTAAGCAAACTGCTCACCCTCCTGCTACTGTTAATAAGCCGACCGTAAAAGAGCAGGTCATCTTCTTTGTGAATAAGAAGATGCCTGGTAACTTGCCGAAGAAAACTGCACGCGCTTTATTGGATATCGAAGATGCCAATTACGTGCCCATTATTCGTGATCCCAAAACAACTTCTGCGGATACTGAAGCGGTGTTTTATTTCCCTGGTTGTGGATCAGAGCGCTTGTTCTCTCAAGTGGGTTTGGCTACGCAAGCAATGTTGTGGAATGTGGGTGTGCAAACAGTATTACCCCCAGGCTACCTTTGTTGTGGCTACCCTCAGCGCGGCAATGGCGACTTCGATAAAGCTGAAAAGATGATTACTGACAATCGTGTGCTTTTCCATCGCGTTGCCAATACCCTGAATTATTTGGATATCAAAACTGTCGTTGTATCGTGCGGAACCTGCTATGACCAATTAGCAGGCTATCAGTTCGAGCAGATTTTCCCGGGATGTCGGATTATTGATATTCACGAATATTTGCTTGAAAAAGGTGTAAAGCTCAGCAATGTCACTGGTGTGAAATACATGTATCACGATCCTTGCCACTCCCCGATGAAGTTGCAGGATCCATTGAAAACAGTGAACGAACTCATTTCCCAGGAAGATGGCAAAGCAATTTTGAAGAATGATCGTTGCTGTGGTGAGTCTGGAACTCTTGCTGTTACACGTCCTGACATTTCTACGCAAGTGCGTTTTCGTAAACAAATCGAAATGGAAAAAGCAGCCAATGATTTGCGTAAGGGCGACTTTACTGGCGATGTTAAAGTGCTCACCAGTTGCCCATCTTGCTTGCAAGGCTTAACCCGTTTTGATGCTGATAGCAACACAACAGCTGACTACATCGTTGTTGAGATGGCTCAAAAATTACTAGGTAAAGATTGGATGCAAGATTATGTTGCAAAAGCCAATCAGGGTGGTATTGAAAGGGTGTTGGTTTAA
- the ilvA gene encoding threonine ammonia-lyase, biosynthetic — MATNYLKKILSARVYDVARETELQLAPELTKRLGNQVLLKREDNQPVFSFKLRGAYNKMAHLPPEALKRGVIAASAGNHAQGVALAAAKMKCKAVIVMPLTTPSLKIDAVKARGGSWVEVILHGESYSDAFKHSELLEKKRGLTFVHPFDDPDVIAGQGTIAQEIFQQHPEPIDAIFVAIGGGGLIAGIGEYVKAVSPKTKVIGVQSVDSDAMRRSLEANKRIEMKDVGLFSDGTAVKLVGKETFRICKRVVDDIITVDTDEICAAINDVFTDTRSILEPAGALAIAGMKKYVEKHRLKKKTLVAIACGANMNFSRLRFVAERADVGEFREAVFAVTIPEERGSFKRFCELLGNRNVTEFNYRIADQSEAHIFVGIGTQKASDSETIAKHFRKAKFATIDLTHDELAKSHLRHMVGGRSALAQDELLYRFEFPERPGALMKFLTSMAPNWNISLFHYRNHGADYGRILVGIQVPKNEQKKFQSFLASLGYPHWNETDNPAYQLFLK, encoded by the coding sequence ATGGCAACGAACTATTTAAAGAAAATTTTATCGGCCCGAGTCTACGATGTGGCCAGGGAAACTGAGCTACAACTAGCCCCCGAACTCACAAAACGCTTAGGTAACCAAGTTTTACTCAAAAGAGAGGATAACCAGCCGGTTTTCTCCTTCAAACTACGTGGCGCCTATAACAAAATGGCCCATTTGCCACCTGAAGCCCTCAAACGCGGGGTTATTGCCGCATCTGCTGGCAACCACGCCCAGGGCGTAGCCCTCGCTGCTGCAAAAATGAAGTGCAAAGCTGTCATCGTGATGCCGCTAACCACCCCAAGCCTCAAAATCGATGCTGTTAAGGCTCGGGGGGGCTCCTGGGTTGAGGTCATCTTGCACGGTGAATCCTATAGCGATGCTTTTAAGCATTCCGAGCTTTTGGAGAAAAAACGGGGTCTCACCTTTGTTCATCCATTTGACGATCCAGATGTTATTGCTGGACAAGGCACGATTGCCCAGGAAATTTTTCAGCAGCATCCAGAACCAATTGATGCCATTTTTGTCGCCATTGGTGGTGGTGGGCTGATTGCTGGTATTGGGGAATACGTCAAAGCAGTAAGCCCCAAGACTAAGGTGATTGGTGTTCAGTCAGTAGATTCAGATGCGATGAGAAGATCGCTTGAAGCGAACAAGCGTATTGAAATGAAGGATGTGGGCCTCTTTTCTGATGGCACGGCTGTCAAGCTTGTTGGTAAAGAAACCTTCCGCATTTGTAAACGCGTGGTCGATGACATCATCACTGTCGATACCGATGAAATCTGCGCAGCGATTAATGATGTCTTTACGGATACTCGCAGCATCCTTGAGCCGGCCGGCGCCTTAGCGATTGCAGGCATGAAAAAGTATGTTGAAAAACATCGCCTGAAGAAGAAAACTTTGGTAGCCATTGCCTGTGGCGCGAATATGAACTTTAGTCGCCTACGCTTTGTGGCAGAGCGTGCTGATGTTGGTGAATTTCGTGAAGCCGTTTTTGCGGTCACCATTCCAGAGGAGCGAGGCTCTTTCAAACGCTTCTGTGAATTGCTGGGCAACCGCAATGTCACGGAGTTTAACTACCGGATCGCCGATCAAAGTGAAGCGCATATTTTTGTGGGTATCGGCACGCAAAAGGCCTCTGACAGCGAGACGATTGCCAAGCATTTCCGTAAGGCGAAATTTGCCACCATCGACCTAACGCACGACGAACTCGCCAAGTCACACTTACGGCATATGGTGGGTGGCCGCTCTGCGCTTGCCCAAGATGAGTTGCTCTATCGCTTTGAGTTTCCAGAGCGTCCAGGGGCTCTGATGAAATTCCTGACCAGCATGGCGCCCAATTGGAATATCAGCCTATTTCATTACCGTAATCACGGCGCTGACTATGGTCGCATTCTGGTTGGCATCCAAGTACCTAAAAATGAGCAGAAGAAATTTCAAAGTTTCTTGGCATCACTAGGTTATCCGCATTGGAATGAAACCGATAACCCAGCTTATCAGCTATTCCTCAAATGA
- a CDS encoding 5'-nucleotidase produces the protein MSYTLTGKLVVAISSRALFDFEEENRIFESTDDSAYMKLQLERLSKAAQTGVAFPLVKKLLAFNEEGEQRVEVVILSRNDPVSGLRVFRSAEHHGLHLERGVFTRGRPPYHYLRSLHANLFLSANEDDVRATIDAGFPAARVYPESSKTAESHPNEIRIAFDGDAVLFSDEAEQVFQSEGLVAFVDHESKKAGIPLPPGPFKPLLEALHRLQRTTSETGMRIRTALVTARSAPAHERAIRTLMAWGVDVDEAMFLGGLSKSEFLREFEPDFFFDDQTGHCQSAASVAPTGHVVSGVSNKPKN, from the coding sequence ATGTCATACACACTCACTGGAAAACTGGTCGTTGCGATTTCATCGCGCGCACTGTTTGACTTCGAAGAAGAAAATCGCATCTTCGAATCTACCGATGACAGCGCGTACATGAAGCTGCAATTAGAGCGCTTATCTAAAGCTGCCCAGACTGGTGTTGCTTTTCCTTTGGTGAAGAAATTATTAGCTTTTAATGAAGAGGGTGAGCAGCGCGTTGAAGTGGTGATCTTGTCACGCAATGATCCTGTTAGCGGCCTGCGGGTTTTCCGTTCTGCTGAGCACCATGGTCTTCACTTAGAGCGTGGTGTATTTACGCGTGGACGTCCGCCCTATCACTATCTACGCTCTTTACATGCCAATCTCTTTTTATCTGCTAATGAAGATGATGTGCGTGCAACCATTGATGCAGGTTTTCCTGCTGCACGTGTCTATCCTGAATCCAGCAAGACTGCCGAGTCTCACCCTAATGAAATCCGCATTGCCTTTGACGGAGATGCTGTTTTATTTTCCGATGAAGCCGAACAAGTATTTCAAAGTGAAGGTTTAGTTGCATTTGTAGACCATGAGAGTAAGAAGGCGGGCATTCCCTTGCCACCTGGACCTTTTAAACCGCTACTAGAAGCACTTCATCGCCTACAACGCACCACCAGTGAAACAGGTATGCGCATTCGCACTGCCCTAGTGACCGCTCGCTCTGCACCAGCACATGAACGCGCTATTCGTACGCTGATGGCGTGGGGTGTGGATGTTGATGAGGCAATGTTCTTAGGCGGCCTTTCTAAAAGTGAATTCCTTCGCGAGTTTGAACCTGACTTTTTCTTTGATGATCAGACTGGTCACTGCCAATCTGCTGCTTCAGTGGCGCCTACAGGTCATGTCGTCTCTGGCGTATCCAATAAACCCAAAAACTAA